One Dehalococcoidia bacterium genomic window, GCCTTGCCCCAGCTTCTGCACCTCGCTCCAGAGGTCATCATGGTTACCGCTGACCATTCTACCCCCGCAGTGCTGAAGGGGCACAGCTGGCATCCAGTCCCCTTTCTACTGCATTCTAAGTGGTGCCGCCCCGATGGAGTGGTGGAATTCTCCGAGCGTGCCTGCATTAGCGGGGCACTGGGGAGATTTGCAGCAACCGATGTTATGTCCCTGGCCTTGGCAAATGCCCTGAAGCTTAAAAAATTTGGAGCGTAAAGATGAGAACACCGATGATCGCAGGCAACTGGAAGATGAATACCACCCTGGCGGAAGCCTCAGTCCTGGTAAGGGAGATGAAGGAGGGGCTTGAGCGTGTAACGGGTGTGGAGAAGGTGCTCTGTCCCCCATTCATTTCCCTGTCTTTGGTCCAGGAGCACCTGCAGGGCTCATCTATCAAGGTGGGGGCACAGAATATGCACTTTGAGCAGCACGGTGCCTATACCGGTGAGATTTCACCCTTGATGCTTTGCGGAATTTGTGAATATGTCATCCTGGGCCACTCCGAGCGCAGGCAATACTTCGATGAGAGCAATGACATCGTGAACCGGAAGATTAAAGCAGCGCTCGATGCCGGGCTAACCCCAATCCTTTGCGTTGGTGAGCGGCTTGAGGAGAAGGAATCAGAAAAAACTGAGGAGGTGGTAACCAGCCAGGTGAGGGAATCGCTTCAGGGCGTCGAATCGCTAAACCGGATGATTATCGCCTACGAGCCGGTCTGGGCTATAGGAACTGGAAGGGCAGCGAGCGGTGAGGGAGCGAATGCTACCATTACTATAATCAGGAATACAGTGGCCGAGCTTGACAGCAAGCGGAGCGCCCAGGAGACAAGGATCCTATACGGAGGAAGCGTGACCGCTGCCAATATAGCCGAATATTTCGGGCAGCCAGAGATCGACGGTGCACTGGTAGGGGGAGCGAGCCTCAAAGCGGAGGAATTTGTATCTATCGTGGCGAAAACGGCAGCGATAAAGAAATGAGCCACCTTATAGCGATTGTAGGCCCCACCGCGGTGGGCAAGAGTTCTCTGGCAATCCATCTGGCGCAGGTCTTCGGTGGCGAGATCGTAAGCGCCGACAGCAGACAGGTTTTTCACGGAATGGACATCGGCACAGCCAAGCCAAGCCCCGAGGAGCGCGAACTGGTTCCCCACCACCTCATCGATGTAGTAGAACCGGACCAGGATTTCACCCTCGCCCTCTATCAGCAGATGGCAACCAAGGCAATCCAGGATATTCAGCGTCGGGGCAGGCTGGCACTCCTAGTGGGAGGCAGTGGGCTTTACGTGCGGGCGCTGTTAGGAGGCTTCAGAATCCCCCATGTCTCCCCGGATGCCGAGCTGAGGCGTAGCCTGAAGCAGAAAGCGGCAGAGGAAGGCTATATGGCGCTCTATGAGGAACTAAAAGGGGTCGACCCCACTGCGGCTAAACGGATAGACCCCCGCAATGTGCGCCGGGTAATAAGGGCGCTTGAGGTTTTTCGTTCTATCGGGCTCCCCTTCTCCCAACTCCAGGGTAGCTCGCCTTTTTTACCAAACTATCGCACTATAACAATCGGGCTTACCACCAGCAGAGGGGATCTATACCGCAGAATCGATTCCAGGGTTGATACTATGATGGAGCAAGACCTGGTTAAGGAGGTCAAGCTGCTGCTGGAGCAGGGCTACTCTCTCGATCTACCCGCGATGTCGGGTCTGGGCTATAAACAGATCGGTCAATACCTTAAGGGGGAGTTGAATCTGGCTGAAGCGGTACAGAAGATAAAAAACGAGACCCACCGTTTCGCCCGCCATCAGTATGCCTGGTTCCGCCTCAATGATGAGGCAATCCAGTGGTTCCATGTGGGACTTGGTATGGAACAACTGGTTCAGAGCCTCCTTCAAGGATTCATTCCTGAACCAACAGGTGGTGAACTGGCATGAGCCAGGAGAACGAATATAAGTCAATGAAAAGGACAGGTTGTTGCAAACTCAGGATTGAATTGACGGACCAGCCGAATAGAACGAAAAATGAAATTTGCTAAGCTGCAGGCAACAGGCAACGATTTCATATTGATCGAGGACGGTAAGGAGCGCGATTGGTCGTCGCTGGCAAAAGCCATGTGCCATCGCCACTTCGGCATCGGCGCCGATGGCCTTATCATTTTGCTCCAATCAAAGGTTGCCGAACTGGGGATGCGCCTTTTCAACCCGGATGGCTCGGAGGCAGAGGCCTGCGGTAATGGTCTGAGGTGCCTCACCAGATATGCTATTGAGAGGGGAATACTCGCCGCCGGGGAGTTTACCGTGGAAACGCTGGGAGGTATAAGAAAGGTAAACTCTTGTGGAAACCTCATCCAGGTAAATATGGGAAAGCCCGAGTTTAAGGCGGATGAGATACCAATGTGCATCGAAGAGAATCTTGACATAATAATAGATTACCCCATTACGGTTCAGGGCAGAAAACTCCTTTTGACCTGTCTTTCTATGGGGAATCCACACGCCGTCTGCTTCCCGGATGATCCGGTGGCAGACTTTCCTCTTTCCGCACTGGGGCCAGAGGTGGAAACCCATCTACTTTTCCCCAAACGGGTAAATTTTGAGGTAGCAAATATTCTGGATCGGAAAAAGGTGAGGGCCAGGGTATGGGAGCGCGGGGTAGGGGAGACCCTTTCATGCGGCACCGGTGCCTGTGCGGTGACAGTAGCAGCCCGACTCCACGACCGCGTTTCTGGCGATGTCGATATAGTGTTACCCGGAGGCGTACTCACAGTTACCTGGGATGGGGTTGGGGAGATGATGCTCAGCGGATCTGCGGATCTGGTATTTTGGGGTGAGTGGCCTGAATAGGCGTGGACATATCGTTTACAGGCAATTAAAATAGTTGGAGGTGTAATTATGGACGAGAGTTTGACTGAGAAAATCAAGCCCAGCGCTAACCTGCGCGGCGATGATTTGAGTGGCACCGACCTGTCTGGTGCAATGCTTATACAGGCTGATATGCTGAATTGTGACCTCTCCGCGGCAAACCTATCCGGCGCCGACCTGAATGGCGCCGATCTCACCGATGCCGACCTTTCGGATGCCAACCTCACCGGTACCAATTTAACCCGCGCCAGGCTCAGGGGCACGCTCTTCTGCCATGCCGATCTCACCGGCACCATATTAGCCCAGACCGACCTCGAGGACGCAGACTTCAGCGGGGCGAAACTCGATGCGGCAAAGCTCGACATTTCGGGTGCCCGGGCTTGGCAGCAGGCGAGGTGGGATCCGCCGGTGCTCGAGGTACTGAAGGAAAGGTTTGAAAAGTAGGCCTTAGTTCGATAAAATGAGAACCGCCAAGCGCATTGAGAAACTGCCGCCCTACCTTTTCGTCACTATTTCCAAGAAGATAGCAGAGAAGCGGGCTCAGGGGGAGGATGTGATAACCCTAGCAGTGGGTGACCCGGATATCCCCACCCCCAGGCATGTCATCGAGCGGTTGTGCCAGGCAGCTCAGGACCCACAAAATCATCGCTACCCCGAGTCAGAGGGACTTCCCCAGTTCCGAAATGCCATTGCCCAATGGTATGAAAAAAGATTCGGCGTGACCCTCGAACCCGATAGGGAGATACTTCCTCTAATCGGCTCGAAGGAGGGCATCGGGCATATAGCACTTTGCCTCATCGACCCCGGGGATATCGCCCTGGTCCCCGACCCAGCCTATCCGGTTTACTCCATAGGGACCATGTTCGCCGGCGGTTCTTCATACTATATGCCGCTTACCGAAGATAACGAATTTTTACCCGATTTGGACCGCATTCCGGCGGAAATTGCCCGAAGAGCGAAAATACTCTGGATCAACTATCCCAACAACCCTACGGCGGCGGTGGCAGATCATGAATTCTTCGAGCGGGTGGTCGCCTTTGCCAGAAAATATGACATCGCTGTCTGCCATGATGCACCCTATACTGAGGTGGCCTTCGACGGCTACCGCCCGGTGAGCTTTCTCGAGGCCCATGGGGCCATAGAGACGGGGGTGGAATTTCACTCCCTATCCAAGAGCTACAATATGACCGGCTGGAGAGTGGGTATGATGGTAGGAAATGCGGGGATAATCGATGCACTGAGGAGGGTAAAGTCTAACCTCGATTCGGGGATTCCCCAGGCGATCCAGCAAGCCGCCATCGAGGCACTAACCGGGCCGCAGGATTGTGTGACGGAACATAATACGATATATAAGCGCCGCCGCGATCGCTTGCTACAGACACTTAACCAAATAGGACTAGAGGCCAGACCCCCCAGCGCCAGCCTATACATCTGGGCCAGGGTTCCTGTTGGATATACCTCGCTGGAATTCGCCACCTCGCTACTCGAGGATGCTGGGGTAGTGGTTACCCCGGGCATCAGCTACGGAAAGTACGGGGAGGGCTACATCCGACTCTCCCTGACCGTTCCCGACCAGCGCCTGGAGGAAGCCCTAGCGCGGCTCCGGGCGTGGCACAAGCAGGATTTGACATAAGGAGATAGCTATCGCCAGGAATACCTCTCCCACCCGGCCATCAATTGAGCGAGCCTTTTTGGTAGGAGTAGAGGAAAAGGGGGCCAGAAATACCTGGTCTGTGGAGGACTCCCTTGAGGAGCTGGCCCTACTGGCAGTTACCGCCGGTGCTAAGGTGGTGGGGGCACTGGTGCAACGCCTGCAAAGGCCAACGCCTGCCTATTATCTTGGCAAAGGAAAATTGGAGGAGCTCGCCGCGCTCAGGGAGGAGGTAGGGTATGACGTGATCCTTCTAGACGATGAGCTCTCACCGACACAACAGAGAAATCTGGAACAGGCTCTCGAGGTCAAGATCATTGACCGCACCGCCCTAATCCTGGACATCTTTGCCAAGCGAGCCCGGACCCACGAGGGGAGCCTTCAGGTGGAACTGGCACAGCATGAGTATCTCCTACCTCGCCTGGTGGGACAATGGAGCCACCTGGAGCGTCTCGGCGGTGGCATAGGCACCAGGGGACCTGGCGAGTCACAATTGGAGACCGATCGGCGCCTCATCCGCCAGAAGATCCACCGACTCCAAAAGGAGATCGAGGGGGTGAGGAAGCATCGTGCCCTTTATAGGCGTCAGCGCACCCAGAAAGGCATACAATTTGTAGCCTTAATAGGTTATACCAATTCGGGAAAGAGCACCCTGATGAACTCGCTGAGTTCTGCCGGTGTATTTGTCGAGGACAAGCTCTTCGCCACCCTCGACCCGACCACCAGGAGGCTAACCCTCCCCAGCACAAAGGAGGTTCTGATCACCGATACTGTAGGCTTTATTCAGAAGCTACCCCACATGTTGGTGGCCGCCTTTAGAGCTACCCTGGAGGAACTTGAGGAGGCCTCCCTGCTCCTACACATCATCGACATAACGCATAAAAATGCTGTGGAGCAGAGCGTAACGGTAGAGAAGATACTCGCCGAGCTGGGGTTAGGGGAAAAACCAAGGCTCTCTGTCCTCAATAAGGTGGATCTCCTCGTCCCAAGCGAGGATGATATCGGCGAATTCGCGAGATCGATACCGGACAGAGAGTCAGTAATGATCTCGGCAGCTAAGGGATGGGGTCTACGCGAATTACTGGAGAGGATCGAGCAGATGCTATAGAGAAGTGGTTCGCACAATAGCTATTATGTAATATAGTATATGTTGTGTAGTTAAATTGTTGACATAATATCTCATTTTTTATAACGCCTCCAAGAATTTTTTTTGGTACAATTTTTCATTGACTTTTAATCATGCAGTAACTGACATCTTCCCCTTGTCCGTAAAACATCACCCAGGCTTAGCAGGAATAAGCATCACGTCGCCGCAGTAACTTCCTTATAAAGCGACCATGCTCACTATTTGTAACACGGACTCCCTGAGTTGCGACCCACGAGATATTATTACTGGTAAGGCCTTTCTGAGGTAGTAGCTTGACATGTAGTCTCGGTTTCCTGAGCAACTTCATATATAACAGTAGAAATGAGCCCAGCAATAATGCCACCTAGTATAGTCAAGAATATATTCATGCTGCCTCCTTGCCATTGTTGGAGGGGGGAGACTATAATTATAGCACATGGCAGCTTTCTGCCATGAACCGGTGATGTTCGGAGCGAATATGAACAATAGGCGAAGTCTAATGCCCACCCTACTGGTACTGGTACTAATCGTCCTCTCCTTTGGAGCAGGCTTTGCCTATTCCCAGTTGCTGTACACCACACCAGAACTTCCTGATGAGTTCAACGCCTTAAGGGATACTTGGAATATACTGACAAATGATTATGTCAACAATGAGGCTCTCGACCCTGAAGAGCTAAGCAAAGGGGCTATTGAGGGGATGCTCGATGCTTTGGGCGACCCCTATACCTCCTATATAGAAAACTACGATTTAGCGGTGAGCGATCTACAGGGCTCCTTCGAGGGCATCGGGGCGGTCATTTCTGTAGAGAATAGCGAGCTGACCGTGGTCTCCCCTATCGCCGGCGGTCCAGCGGAGCGGCAAGGGGTGAGGAGTGGCGACAAGATCCTGAAGGTCGACGGCGAGCCTACCTCGAATATGAGCCTGATGGAGGCGGTACTAAAGATACGGGGTGAAAAGGGTAGCACGGTAACCCTGCTTATACTGCACCAGGATGAGAACACGCCGGTGGAGATCGAGATCATCAGAGAGGAGATCATGATTGACAGCGTTTACCTGGATATGCTTCCCGACGATATCGCCCACCTCCAGATAACCTACTTCGCTGAGACAACTCCAGGTGAGTTCACCACGGCTCTAAATAATGCTCTGCAAAGCGACGCGTTGGGTATTATCCTCGACCTCAGGGGCAACTCCGGCGGTTACCTTTACGTCGTGGCAGATGTAGCCAGCGAGTTTCTCGACGGCGGCATCGTCCTATATGAAGCCGATAACGCTGGGGATATAATAGATGAGTGGACGGCAAGCACAGGTGGACTGGCTACCGATATGCCCCTTGTTGTTCTTATCGATGGCGGCAGTGCTAGTGGCAGCGAGGTGCTCGCCGGTGCGCTTCAGGATCATGGCCGCGCCACGCTCATTGGCACCAAAACATTTGGTAAGGGCAGTGTTAATGTCCTTCACAAGCTTAGCGACAACTCAGCGCTTTATATAACCACCGCCCGGTGGTTGACCCCGAACCGTTACCTGATAGAGGGGAAAGGAATCACACCGGATATTGAGGTGGAAATCACCGAAGAAGACATCTCCAGCGGGCTGGATCCGCAACTGGAATCTGCCATCGAGTATCTTCAGGATCAATGATAGAGGGCGCCGATACGATTTTTCTATCCTCTGTGACGCTTGGCAGTTTTTCCTTAAGAGCGAAATAATCAAGGCTAAGCTACAATAATCGCAAGCAGTATATTAGTTACCCATTACTATAAGCTATAGCTCTATCCCATAATGGCGAAGGAACATTCTGGGAGCAACCCCCCTACTGCGTCAAGATAAACTGTTACCGAAATGCTTTTAAAACACTTGCTATGTGTGGTAAAATATAATATGAAGACAATCAGCTTTAATCGCAAAGCATACCATGACTATACCATTCTGGAAAGCGTTGAGGCCGGTATTGTCCTTACCGGAACTGAGATTAAGTCGGTTCGAGCGGGACGGGTAAACATCCGCGATGCATATGCCCATCCCCAGGGCGGTGAGTTATGGTTATTCAATGCTCACATTGCCCGATATGAAGCGAGCAGCCGCGACAATCACGAACCGACACGCCCGAGGAAGCTTTTACTTCACCGAAGGCAAATCAATGAGCTTGCCGGTAAGGTGACGCAAAAGGGCTTCACAATAGTGCCCTTAAAGCTGTACATTAAAAATGGAGTCGCCAAGCTAGAACTGGGCCTGGCCACAGGAAAGAAGCGTTATGACAAACGCGAATCCATGGCCAGCCGCCAGGCAGAGCGTGACATGGAGCGCGCTATGAAGCTGGCGAAGCAGAGGTTTTAACATATTTTGGTGACTCTTAATAAGATTCCCTGATGAAGCAAGAAAATGGGGACGAGTGGCTTCGACAGGGGAGGAGCGCTACGGGATTGCAGGCCGAGGTGCCATTAATCTCGCTAAACAAGTGGCAACAAAGTAACTGACGAATACGTCTACGCTAGCTAAGCGAGGCACGTTCCTCCAACCTCCCTCGATGGGCTGGGGAGAGCGACGAGCAGTCGAGGTGCGGCAATCCAGACGTCGATAAGGGTGGTCAAAGAGATTATCGACTGGCTCAATTGTACTCGGCCGGCAGAGTACGTTGTGTGAGAGCAAAGAGCCGACTAAGCCTGTAGCACATCCTGTAGGAACCTTTTCTGGACGGGGAGTTCGACCCTCCCCCGTCTCCACCAATGACAATAAATAGAAACGCTAGCCTTTTACCGCTAGCGTTTCTATTTATTTGGAGATTATGCAAATTTGACGGACCCTCGATCTCCCCGTCTAAATCACACCGAAATTCCCTTTCTTCATCAATATTTAGAAACCAAGGATAGAGAGCCAATTGCCATCTCAACAAAATAACGTCCTTGAAACTGAGTCAGGGTGTCTGCCTGTCGAGCTCATAACCCGAAGGTCGTTGGTTCGAATCCAACCCCTGCTGGCAAGGGAATGTAAAAAGGCAGGGTGTTTCTATTAAAAGATTACCCTGCCTTTTTGTTCGCACTGGGAGTGTGAGAGCGTTTTACGTAGTAGGTACTCCCTCTTGGACAGATGCCTTTCCCGAGCTACTAACTGCATGATAGAGTGAAGCGAATGCGAGACTTACCCACATAATCGATATTATGATTCCTACACAGCAGCAGAGCAGCCCGGCGATACAGATAGGAATTGACAACAAGCCGATAAGGAACACTTTCCACGCATGCCCACCTGTCATTCGCCAACTCTCCTCAATCGCTTCCATTACCGCCATTTTTCTGTCTACCACGAGGTAGGGTGTGAAGGCTAACTTACAGGCAAATATTATTCCTGGTACTATTAAAAGCACAAACCCAATACCGATGATAACACCAACTAGTAGACTCGCCAAAACAGCATTCCAGTAGTTACGAAAGGCTTCAAACATATCTTTTATCTCAAGCTTGTCCCCCCTCGCTGCCTTAAG contains:
- the tpiA gene encoding triose-phosphate isomerase; the protein is MRTPMIAGNWKMNTTLAEASVLVREMKEGLERVTGVEKVLCPPFISLSLVQEHLQGSSIKVGAQNMHFEQHGAYTGEISPLMLCGICEYVILGHSERRQYFDESNDIVNRKIKAALDAGLTPILCVGERLEEKESEKTEEVVTSQVRESLQGVESLNRMIIAYEPVWAIGTGRAASGEGANATITIIRNTVAELDSKRSAQETRILYGGSVTAANIAEYFGQPEIDGALVGGASLKAEEFVSIVAKTAAIKK
- the miaA gene encoding tRNA (adenosine(37)-N6)-dimethylallyltransferase MiaA, whose product is MSHLIAIVGPTAVGKSSLAIHLAQVFGGEIVSADSRQVFHGMDIGTAKPSPEERELVPHHLIDVVEPDQDFTLALYQQMATKAIQDIQRRGRLALLVGGSGLYVRALLGGFRIPHVSPDAELRRSLKQKAAEEGYMALYEELKGVDPTAAKRIDPRNVRRVIRALEVFRSIGLPFSQLQGSSPFLPNYRTITIGLTTSRGDLYRRIDSRVDTMMEQDLVKEVKLLLEQGYSLDLPAMSGLGYKQIGQYLKGELNLAEAVQKIKNETHRFARHQYAWFRLNDEAIQWFHVGLGMEQLVQSLLQGFIPEPTGGELA
- the dapF gene encoding diaminopimelate epimerase translates to MKFAKLQATGNDFILIEDGKERDWSSLAKAMCHRHFGIGADGLIILLQSKVAELGMRLFNPDGSEAEACGNGLRCLTRYAIERGILAAGEFTVETLGGIRKVNSCGNLIQVNMGKPEFKADEIPMCIEENLDIIIDYPITVQGRKLLLTCLSMGNPHAVCFPDDPVADFPLSALGPEVETHLLFPKRVNFEVANILDRKKVRARVWERGVGETLSCGTGACAVTVAARLHDRVSGDVDIVLPGGVLTVTWDGVGEMMLSGSADLVFWGEWPE
- a CDS encoding pentapeptide repeat-containing protein, giving the protein MDESLTEKIKPSANLRGDDLSGTDLSGAMLIQADMLNCDLSAANLSGADLNGADLTDADLSDANLTGTNLTRARLRGTLFCHADLTGTILAQTDLEDADFSGAKLDAAKLDISGARAWQQARWDPPVLEVLKERFEK
- a CDS encoding LL-diaminopimelate aminotransferase; amino-acid sequence: MRTAKRIEKLPPYLFVTISKKIAEKRAQGEDVITLAVGDPDIPTPRHVIERLCQAAQDPQNHRYPESEGLPQFRNAIAQWYEKRFGVTLEPDREILPLIGSKEGIGHIALCLIDPGDIALVPDPAYPVYSIGTMFAGGSSYYMPLTEDNEFLPDLDRIPAEIARRAKILWINYPNNPTAAVADHEFFERVVAFARKYDIAVCHDAPYTEVAFDGYRPVSFLEAHGAIETGVEFHSLSKSYNMTGWRVGMMVGNAGIIDALRRVKSNLDSGIPQAIQQAAIEALTGPQDCVTEHNTIYKRRRDRLLQTLNQIGLEARPPSASLYIWARVPVGYTSLEFATSLLEDAGVVVTPGISYGKYGEGYIRLSLTVPDQRLEEALARLRAWHKQDLT
- the hflX gene encoding GTPase HflX produces the protein MVGVEEKGARNTWSVEDSLEELALLAVTAGAKVVGALVQRLQRPTPAYYLGKGKLEELAALREEVGYDVILLDDELSPTQQRNLEQALEVKIIDRTALILDIFAKRARTHEGSLQVELAQHEYLLPRLVGQWSHLERLGGGIGTRGPGESQLETDRRLIRQKIHRLQKEIEGVRKHRALYRRQRTQKGIQFVALIGYTNSGKSTLMNSLSSAGVFVEDKLFATLDPTTRRLTLPSTKEVLITDTVGFIQKLPHMLVAAFRATLEELEEASLLLHIIDITHKNAVEQSVTVEKILAELGLGEKPRLSVLNKVDLLVPSEDDIGEFARSIPDRESVMISAAKGWGLRELLERIEQML
- a CDS encoding S41 family peptidase, which codes for MPTLLVLVLIVLSFGAGFAYSQLLYTTPELPDEFNALRDTWNILTNDYVNNEALDPEELSKGAIEGMLDALGDPYTSYIENYDLAVSDLQGSFEGIGAVISVENSELTVVSPIAGGPAERQGVRSGDKILKVDGEPTSNMSLMEAVLKIRGEKGSTVTLLILHQDENTPVEIEIIREEIMIDSVYLDMLPDDIAHLQITYFAETTPGEFTTALNNALQSDALGIILDLRGNSGGYLYVVADVASEFLDGGIVLYEADNAGDIIDEWTASTGGLATDMPLVVLIDGGSASGSEVLAGALQDHGRATLIGTKTFGKGSVNVLHKLSDNSALYITTARWLTPNRYLIEGKGITPDIEVEITEEDISSGLDPQLESAIEYLQDQ
- the smpB gene encoding SsrA-binding protein SmpB; the encoded protein is MKTISFNRKAYHDYTILESVEAGIVLTGTEIKSVRAGRVNIRDAYAHPQGGELWLFNAHIARYEASSRDNHEPTRPRKLLLHRRQINELAGKVTQKGFTIVPLKLYIKNGVAKLELGLATGKKRYDKRESMASRQAERDMERAMKLAKQRF